A single region of the Bifidobacterium asteroides DSM 20089 genome encodes:
- a CDS encoding tRNA pseudouridine synthase A has product MEDQEGEMPLVRLRMDLAYDGGGFHGWARQPGLRTVQGCVEQALSVITGARRPDGQVSHSCVAWEPRLVVAGRTDTGVHASHQVAHLDIPVAVLESCRGHMGVDGVSALERRLRHLLPADIVLLGLRSAPSGFDARFSALERTYLYRVSQGDKPGDPRMRGYVLDLEGSLDLEAMNQAAAECVGLHDFGSFARPNPGGTTIRKVLAAHWDLVPNVNLYETAQGQAAVGCLPTFMESGLTVFRIVADAFAHNMVRSLVAACIQVGQGRRSVQWFADKVAHPLREGSTGPIDARGLTLEHVAYPPDDQLAERAQAIRARRTL; this is encoded by the coding sequence ATGGAGGATCAGGAAGGGGAAATGCCCCTTGTCCGGCTGCGCATGGATCTGGCCTACGACGGTGGCGGCTTCCATGGCTGGGCCCGGCAGCCTGGGCTTCGTACAGTCCAGGGCTGCGTCGAACAGGCCCTGTCTGTGATCACTGGAGCCCGCAGACCGGATGGCCAGGTTTCCCACAGCTGCGTCGCCTGGGAGCCCAGGCTGGTCGTGGCTGGCAGGACCGACACTGGGGTCCACGCATCTCACCAGGTAGCACACTTGGACATTCCCGTTGCTGTACTCGAGTCCTGCAGGGGGCATATGGGTGTCGATGGTGTATCTGCCCTTGAACGCCGTCTTCGACACCTGCTGCCCGCTGACATCGTGTTGCTCGGGCTCAGATCCGCTCCGTCGGGTTTCGATGCCCGTTTCTCTGCCTTGGAGCGTACCTACCTGTATCGGGTCAGCCAGGGGGATAAGCCAGGGGATCCGCGTATGCGGGGCTATGTGTTGGACCTGGAGGGAAGCCTGGATTTGGAAGCTATGAACCAGGCTGCAGCGGAATGCGTCGGTCTGCATGACTTCGGATCCTTTGCCAGGCCAAATCCTGGTGGCACGACCATCCGCAAGGTCCTGGCAGCACATTGGGACCTGGTTCCCAACGTGAATCTGTACGAGACTGCCCAGGGGCAGGCTGCCGTCGGATGCCTTCCGACCTTCATGGAGTCCGGGTTGACCGTCTTTCGGATTGTAGCCGATGCATTTGCCCATAACATGGTCCGCTCGTTGGTCGCGGCCTGCATTCAGGTGGGCCAGGGACGCCGGTCCGTCCAATGGTTTGCCGACAAGGTTGCCCACCCCCTGCGCGAAGGCTCCACCGGTCCCATAGATGCTCGGGGCCTGACCCTGGAGCATGTGGCCTACCCGCCTGATGACCAGCTTGCTGAACGGGCGCAGGCCATCCGAGCCCGCCGTACACTGTGA
- the rplQ gene encoding 50S ribosomal protein L17, producing the protein MPKPSKGPRLASSPAHERLMLANMATSLFANGRITTTLPKAKRLRPLAERLITFAKRGDLSARRRVMRVIRDKSVVHILFTQIAEQMQQREGGYTRITKIAPRRGDNSPQAVIELVTEPLSAKKAVVKEAESAAKVAAKDDNAEMAAATDAAVAEGAAKDAVDQAVEANESDLDVAQADEAAEDLEQTADKADQAEAQAEENADVAEDAEKAAE; encoded by the coding sequence ATGCCAAAACCTAGCAAGGGCCCACGTCTGGCCTCCAGCCCGGCGCACGAGCGGCTGATGCTGGCCAACATGGCCACCAGCCTCTTTGCAAACGGCCGTATTACGACCACCCTGCCCAAGGCCAAGCGCCTGCGTCCGCTGGCCGAGCGGCTGATCACCTTCGCCAAGCGCGGGGATCTGTCCGCCCGCCGTCGCGTCATGCGCGTCATCCGTGACAAGTCCGTGGTCCACATCCTGTTCACGCAGATCGCCGAACAGATGCAGCAGCGTGAGGGCGGCTACACCCGCATCACCAAGATTGCTCCCCGCCGAGGGGACAACTCCCCGCAGGCGGTGATCGAGCTGGTCACCGAGCCCCTGTCGGCCAAGAAGGCCGTCGTCAAGGAGGCCGAATCCGCAGCCAAGGTGGCCGCCAAGGATGACAACGCTGAGATGGCTGCAGCCACCGATGCCGCTGTCGCAGAAGGTGCTGCCAAGGATGCCGTCGATCAGGCCGTGGAGGCCAATGAGTCCGATCTGGACGTGGCCCAGGCTGACGAGGCCGCTGAGGATCTGGAGCAGACAGCTGACAAGGCGGATCAGGCGGAAGCCCAGGCAGAGGAAAATGCCGATGTGGCTGAAGATGCCGAGAAGGCCGCTGAGTAA
- a CDS encoding DNA-directed RNA polymerase subunit alpha, with amino-acid sequence MLIAQRPTLTEEVVNAQRSRFTIEPLEPGFGYTLGNSLRRTLLSSIPGAAVTSVRISGALHEFTTLPGVEEDVTEILLNIKGIVLTSEYDEPVVMYLRKSGKGEATAGDITPPAGVTVANPDLHIATLAEDGELEIEFTVERGRGYVQAQLNKQDNDEIGRIPVDSIYSPVLKVSYKVEATRVEQRTDFDKLILDVETKPAISPRDAVASAGSTLVELFGLCRELNTQAEGVEVGPEPVVEEADPQMSVPIEDLNLTQRSYNCLKREGIHTIGELVSHTEQDLLDIRNFGMKSIDEVKEKLEGMGLSLKASPLGFDTNNLEGGTFFSPDDE; translated from the coding sequence GTGCTTATTGCACAGCGTCCGACTCTTACTGAAGAAGTCGTCAATGCCCAGCGCTCCCGTTTCACCATCGAGCCCTTGGAACCCGGATTCGGGTACACCCTGGGCAACTCCCTGCGCCGTACCCTGCTGAGCTCCATACCCGGTGCGGCTGTGACCTCGGTCCGCATCTCAGGTGCCCTGCACGAGTTCACCACGCTGCCTGGTGTGGAGGAGGACGTCACTGAGATCCTGCTCAACATCAAAGGCATCGTGCTGACCAGTGAATACGACGAGCCTGTGGTCATGTATTTGCGCAAGAGCGGCAAGGGCGAGGCCACCGCCGGGGACATCACCCCGCCGGCCGGCGTCACCGTAGCCAATCCCGATCTGCATATCGCGACCCTGGCCGAGGATGGCGAGCTGGAGATCGAGTTTACGGTGGAGCGTGGTCGTGGATATGTCCAGGCCCAGCTCAACAAGCAGGACAACGATGAGATTGGCCGTATCCCGGTCGATTCCATCTATTCTCCTGTGCTCAAGGTCAGCTACAAGGTCGAGGCCACCCGTGTCGAGCAGCGCACGGATTTCGACAAGCTGATCCTGGATGTGGAGACCAAGCCGGCTATTTCGCCGCGTGACGCGGTGGCGTCCGCTGGCTCGACCCTGGTCGAGCTCTTCGGTCTCTGCCGCGAGCTCAACACTCAGGCTGAGGGCGTGGAGGTCGGGCCCGAGCCTGTGGTGGAAGAGGCCGATCCGCAGATGTCCGTGCCGATTGAGGACCTGAACCTGACGCAGCGTTCCTACAACTGCCTCAAGCGCGAGGGAATCCATACCATCGGTGAGCTGGTCTCGCATACCGAGCAGGATCTGCTGGACATCCGCAACTTCGGCATGAAGTCCATCGACGAGGTCAAGGAGAAGCTTGAGGGCATGGGGCTGTCGCTGAAGGCCTCCCCGCTGGGCTTCGACACCAATAATCTCGAGGGGGGCACCTTCTTCTCGCCTGACGACGAGTGA